Proteins encoded within one genomic window of Eleutherodactylus coqui strain aEleCoq1 chromosome 1, aEleCoq1.hap1, whole genome shotgun sequence:
- the MRPL48 gene encoding large ribosomal subunit protein mL48, giving the protein MLPVRGAPLLRGAAALCSRITGHNGLLSGENGFRIEDRRSYKSQPTHGIGRYRFLLPPEMDDKMMKKAKLQKKEIKEGTEYEYGMLNFQVSGHNMLYVEHFTAYMHNFFNQMSVTVEESYAKPTKTIQVDLMADVGNKMFVDSVLTVHERVVQVSGLSATLAQIIIEVFTMNQPEGVTLLIKEHTEADYLDRFKARPDLDNLKAINAAPH; this is encoded by the exons ATGCTGCCGGTCAGAGGGGCGCCGCTGCTCCGAGGTGCTGCAGCTCTCTGCAG CAGAATTACAGGACACAACGGGCTCCTGAGCGGCGAGAACG GTTTCCGGATAGAGGACAGGCGGTCCTACAAGTCGCAGCCGACTCACGGCATCGGCCGCTACAGGTTCCTGTTACCGCCAGAAATG gacgaCAAAATGATGAAAAAAGCAAAGTTGCAGAAAAAGGAAATCAAAGAAGGCACAGAGTATGAATACGGGATGCTTAACTTCCAAGTGTCAGGGCACAACATGCTTTACGTGGAGCACTTCACTGCGTACATGCATAATTTCTTCAACCAGATGTCCGTTACAGTGGAGGAAAG CTACGCTAAACCAACCAAGACCATACAAGTGGATCTGATGGCGGACGTGGGCAACAAGATGTTTGTGGACTCGGTGCTGACCGTCCATGAGAGGGTCGTCCAGGTCAGCGGTCTGAGCGCCACTTTGGCTCAGATTATCATAGAAGTGTTCACCATGAACCAGCCTGAAGGGGTCACCCTACTAATTAAGGAG CACACGGAGGCCGACTATCTGGACAGGTTTAAGGCTCGGCCGGATCTGGATAACCTGAAAGCGATAAACGCCGCTCCGCATTAA
- the COA4 gene encoding cytochrome c oxidase assembly factor 4 homolog, mitochondrial codes for MSAPAPQPHNRSRKQDEEEEDPVDQMISRTGCTAFHYAVQECMVEHQDWRRCQDQVRDFKNCMQDYQTRRMEELRKKMGHRPENNS; via the coding sequence ATGTCTGCTCCAGCGCCTCAACCTCACAACCGCAGTCGCAAgcaagacgaggaggaggaggatccagtgGATCAAATGATCTCCCGCACCGGCTGCACGGCGTTTCACTATGCGGTACAGGAGTGCATGGTGGAGCACCAGGACTGGAGGCGCTGCCAGGACCAAGTGCGGGACTTCAAGAACTGCATGCAGGACTATCAGACGCGGAGGATGGAGGAGCTGAGGAAGAAGATGGGCCACAGGCCAGAAAACAACTCCTAG